A single region of the Streptomyces diastaticus subsp. diastaticus genome encodes:
- a CDS encoding class II fructose-bisphosphate aldolase: MPLVPTGELVAEAAAAGRAVAAFNVITLEHAEAVAAAAEEAGLPAVLQISQNAVAYHGHRLGPVAAATAAVARCSTAPLALHLDHVESWELVEAAPAEGFGSVMYDASRLSAEENLRRTAEAVRFGHAHGLWVEAELGRIGGKPGEPPLDAHAPGVRTDPAEAAVYVKETGVDALAVAVGSSHAMAERTAALDHTLVTALRRAVPVPLVLHGSSGVPDEELAHAVRSGMTKINIGTALNQAFTAALTTHLTDHPDPRPYLSLARAAVRGRAHHFLTVLAGA; the protein is encoded by the coding sequence GTGCCACTCGTACCGACCGGGGAACTCGTCGCCGAAGCGGCGGCCGCCGGGAGAGCCGTCGCCGCGTTCAACGTGATCACCCTCGAACACGCCGAGGCCGTCGCCGCCGCCGCCGAGGAGGCCGGGCTGCCGGCCGTCCTCCAGATCTCGCAGAACGCCGTCGCCTACCACGGCCACCGGCTGGGGCCCGTCGCCGCCGCCACCGCCGCCGTCGCCCGCTGCTCCACCGCCCCGCTCGCCCTCCACCTCGACCACGTCGAGTCCTGGGAGCTGGTCGAGGCGGCCCCCGCCGAGGGGTTCGGCTCGGTCATGTACGACGCCTCGCGGCTGTCCGCCGAGGAGAACCTGCGCCGCACCGCCGAGGCCGTACGGTTCGGCCACGCGCACGGCCTGTGGGTCGAGGCGGAGCTGGGCCGGATCGGCGGCAAGCCCGGCGAGCCACCGCTCGACGCGCACGCCCCCGGAGTCCGCACCGACCCGGCCGAGGCGGCCGTGTACGTGAAGGAGACCGGGGTGGACGCCCTGGCGGTGGCCGTCGGCTCCTCGCACGCCATGGCGGAGCGGACCGCCGCCCTCGACCACACCCTGGTCACCGCCCTCCGCCGCGCCGTACCGGTCCCCCTGGTGCTGCACGGCTCCAGCGGGGTGCCCGACGAGGAACTGGCCCACGCGGTCCGCTCCGGCATGACGAAGATCAACATCGGGACGGCCCTCAACCAGGCGTTCACCGCCGCCCTCACCACCCACCTCACCGACCACCCGGACCCCCGCCCGTACCTCTCCCTGGCCCGGGCCGCCGTACGCGGCCGCGCCCACCACTTCCTGACGGTGCTGGCCGGGGCCTGA